The sequence below is a genomic window from Ischnura elegans chromosome 2, ioIscEleg1.1, whole genome shotgun sequence.
ATAGTACATGTTGTAGATTATTCTGGAATACTTgagcttaaataaaaaatattgcacattTGAATTCTAGTTTTTACACTAACACAATTTACTCAATATTTAATGGCTAGTTTTGCCTGAGTTTACCTATTCTCTTCTATTTCCCAACCTGTAATGAGAAAAGCATATGTATTTGGTTGGGAAATTCTCGTGGATTTCTGAAATTATTCCATCATTTAGAGGACCTTGGGAAGAAAGATAtgggaattaattattttaaatgcaaatctTTCTGGAAATGTTGATGCCTACATTTTCATGGGAGGGGAGCCTTATCCGCATTGTATCTCCACTCCAATAAGGGATCCTTAAAGGTGGAGAGGACTTTTCAACTACTTAGTAGTGCATCTTAAATTAGCAGTCTTAATTCACCTGAACTGAATATGTATGTAAATTTATGtactgaaaataaaagaataaagctttgttaggttcacttgtatatttgAATGGGCACAacctgggtttcataacatagttacatcttcaggtaactGGTCATGCTGAAGTTGTCATTATGCCATGTATTTAGTTAATATCTAACTCGAGAGAATACACTCATTAAGAAGATTAAGCTACTGACAAAAACAGGCTACCTAGAATTCACAAAATCAAAACAAAGCAAGTCTCTCTTTATTGTTCCTTTTTTTCTGGATACAACCAAAGCTTGCACCTTTTTCGCTTACATGTGAAGCTTTTAGTGGCTGACCTGCTTGGATTCCATGTGGTATATTTCTagaatcatattttttccttctatcATATTTTGGAGATTGAAGTCAATGCTTTTCCCCCCTGTGAATTCCTTGCCTGAGTAGCAGTGATGTTTTTGGTCGTTTAGCGTTTAAATTTATTTGGGATTACAAGTCTGGACCAATTCCTAGCATGTTTGCTTAGTGTTATCATCACAGTTCATAATCGGGAGGAAATTCTTCAGTTTCAATGGTTTAGTGGATGAGTTGTTTATGGTCGAGAAAGATTTTAATGCAAACTACAAATAATATCACATTCAACGCCTTTAGGTATAAAAGGTAAGGATAGCTGTGTATGTGGGGTAAATTTGTTAGATTTGAATGAAGTGAGGGAAATGAGCTTAAGCACAAATCAGTATTATTTAAGGTCGATACGACACAGTCTATTGAAGggctgtataaaatttttatgctacgAGAAGATAAACATTTCATTCATGTTTGGCATCAACCCCTCTGAAAATACTCAGTCATAATACCTGCATTCTTCATCTTCCATCACTAAATTCACCAGCAAAGTCCATTACTAGTTATCATATATCTTCGACTATCCATACTTTCAGGGaccaataaaatgatttttatcaatAAGGCATTATAACCAGGGTATTTAACATGAGAAAAAATTGGtggaattttccatttcaagcaTGCATATCCAGTGAGTGAGAGAAAAAGTTTCAGGGACATTGAAGAGGGAACTCTCACCCTTGGTAACTAGTCCTGTCTCCTTCACAGGCCAAAATAAAACGTCTAACATATAAAACTACCACCTAGTGGCAGATTAAGGGGGGCTCCCTATACttctagaaaaaaaattggaaaagtaatatttaatatgGGTTAACGTACTTTTAGCGATAGAATTAACCAGCTTATCACTACTTACTTCTTTTCTTCAACTTATTTATTCCTCCTCTTTTCCTTCGTACAAAAGATTACATAAATTTTCGTGTTCCCTCCTAAAACAAACATAAACAACTCCCCATTATTGGATCTTTTCCATGACGACTAATTTACGACTAACGAGTTATTAAGGGTTTTCTATTACATTAAAACATACACGTCAGGGTCtccaatgaaaaattaacttcatcAGTTgaacaaacaatgtttaaaattagcTGATGAATATCTATCTACAAGTGCATATTAGATACTATACTACTACAACTATAAGTACTATTCCATGCATATTAGACCTCGGAGGTTATCCTTGAGAGGTATAAGTAAACCACCTAGGTGCTGTGGAAAGTAATAAACCATAACTGTACCCCAAAACAACTATCTAAATCCACCTCTCCTGTCACCAGGGAGAATGATGAGCAAATCATGGTTTTTAATTCCacattagattttaaaatgtagaattgAAACCAGAGCTGGCCTTAGGGcagggcgaccgccccgggccccgcgttcgtgaaaaaaaattaaaatacatatacgATAGTTTTGTATCAAGGTATCATAACAGTGTAATTAcaaagtctgaatttgggaggggaacacatacttagccagagtggtagggattcaaaatgctcgagtttgtagatggggtatagagttcaatattttaagtgaagggccccgcactgaaggttcgcccctagccatGCACCTGCTAGGGCCGCCCTGATTGAGACAACATAACACTGAAAAAATTATCTAGGGGATAGTAATAAAACTTCaacaaaatataattgatttgCAAGGTTAGGAAAAAGTGTGATTTCAGTCCAAGGAATCACCCAGAATGGAAGGAAAGTAAAATTTAACATGAGGTTCATTAACACAaaagatttcaaattttaaatatctagtaTATTATTACAGACCATATTTGCAGATTCACAAAAATGTATGAAATGTCAGTAATGTCACGAGGAAATTAATCAAACCAAAAAGTGGTAATTAAGTTTAAGATGTCATTCTGCCTTTGTTGATGGTCAGCATTAATACATCACATGTACCTCAGATACCAATCAATCTGGCAGTTACAGGCATATGTTGATAAAATGGTCTGCACACCCACCCTCTTGGACAAATGTTCAATAGATGCACCTTGCCATTTAATCCAGGAAAAAGTTACATTGATCACTGATTTGGCATCAGGGAGGTAATTACATCAGAACATAAGAAATTCATTTCAAGgaaacttttgttttgaatttcttAAATTGTACTTCAAAATAGCTTCAATAGAAATCACACTTTCTCCCTTTTCCATGACAGTTTTCAGATTGACTACCTGCATAGTAAGTCAAACTTCTAGGCTACGCTGTCACTCTTAAGTTCATCACTTACagtctccctttcattttttcccattctctGCTGACCCTGTTCAGGTATTGAAATggtcttaaggctgttttacatgtagcatgtcattgcgcaggttagcactgaaaacatgatGAAATTGCAAGAATTTGAGGTTGGAATTAGAGCAGGTGATATTTCACAGTATTGTATCCACACATTCTTGCAATTCACTGCTTTatatgacgcaattttgattccGCCTTTGTATATGTCATATTGCACAACAATGTTTCCCGATTAAGACAGCCTTTACCGTAACTATTAAACTTGTCCTTCATTGAGCAAAACAGAAAGAATACTTTGAAATAATGAGTTAATAGCTGTTTCTCCAGGAGAGTATAATGGTGCAAGTAAGCAAAAACAGGTTATTATATCAGAGGGTGCATCCTTCAGgcaaatttttgcataatttcttttgcagtaaaaacttttaatattcatatatatttgttTTCTGGTGTGTCTGCCAAAGCCCAAGTGGATACGCAACTTAAAGTTTGGAGGGGATTTAATTTCTCGCCTAAGTCCTTCTCCACCTTTCATTCACACAAACACTATTCTCCTAATTTCATTGTATTTAGAACTTTATGCTGAGccattatttcatgaaaattatgccAAAGTCATTGAAACCAGTagaacagaaaatatttcatgaaattgcaCTGAAtgctttcattaattttcaatgcagTCAATTCATTCCTGATAGGATACTTGAATATTTCCACGTCAACTATTCAGTGATATTATGAATTAAGATAAAAGTGAAAACAGAACCACAGAAATTCTAtctcaacaattttatttacaagcGCGAAAATTAGATTTTCCCTTGCATATAAGAAATCACCAATTTACCACCGTTTAAATCCAATACTTTACTTCTGCATTTGGAATTTCGAGAAATAGTGGTACCCAACATACCAGCAAGTCAATTCTTTCCGCATATTCGGAAAAATATGACTAACATAAAGTATTATCCGTGCACAGGATGGTTGTTTGATAATGTGTATTTACATTTACCACTCGGATTTAAAGTGAACATCTTATCATTCATCGTCAAGTACTTTTCTCTTGGTACGTTATAACCCCTTTCTCTATTAAGTCCGGTATTTCCACAGCCAGCCAAGGTCCAAGCTGGaaacaaattaagtaaaatgaagtaATGAACATTCAGCAAAAATTGTAGAAAAGCCACAGTAAATTCACTATTTTGACCTACCCCAAGAGCCATTGCATGAGCAATCCCAAACTTGGGTACATTCCGAGCCCACAAAGGTTTGAAATGATCAGTCATACATATTTTGCCGCCGCGATACATTTTTGCTGTCTTTCCATCAAGCTCGGGAAGAGCTATTTCCGGAGCTGCCGTAGGGTATGTGACAGGAACCTGCGAGCAGAAATGTATGCTTTGCACTGCAAATTGTGAATCGGGTAGGAAAAGGCCCGTTCAAAATAACACTAAACTTACATCAAATTCCACATCGAACTCGTACTTCAGTAAGTTATGGATAAACCAGCATTTTCCAAACCACCTCGTGCCTTCTTTATTCGACTCAAGTCGGAACCAATCGTTGTCACAAGCTTTATTGTTCTGGACGTACTGAAAACACGATAAATTCAGTATGATGTCTAGCATATGGCAGGGCTCACGACATAAACTGACTTACTTTGATCAACGCCTGATATTCTTCTTTAAGTCTCTGTACCCATAACTCGGTATCTCTTGGTCCCGCTTTAGTTTTTAACAGCGGGATACTACTCAAAGTCTTCCTTGTCGATTCATCAACCATTTTCTTGCGTTCATTCACCAATAGTTAAACAACAAGTACCCGTCAGCTGTCTCCCCTCCCCTGCCACTTGGaagtaattcttttttttcaaagaagTTACGATTTCGGCCACTGCCACGGAAATGGCGTTCTCGCGGGAGGCACGATCATAGAGCTCtctggagggggcataagcgctctgaggtgaagccaggcataacggtacttttgcgcatttagccatcttACGATGTCCTGCTTCGTCGATTTGCCGTAAGCTTGCATGTTaagaaaatactgtttttttctgaaaccagtggctacagaagtcatataaaggtacgtaaatatttattagtgtgtttattttcatggatattattatctacatccggaaacattccgttaggcagatatatgctatttaaactttgcattcgcagatggtttgctgctcggcttacgggtgcaataatcgcacggaaaggaagaaaacaggccttactttccaccggtgagtaaaatatagaataaaatagtcaaaaaaatgcaatatagcgtgagatgttcgctacacctgatacatattgaatttgttaCCTACAACGTGCTCGTGTTTGGGGTGCCTTTTAATGTGAATAGTTGATAATGTCATTAGTCAAcggtagtaattaagtattttatttgtattttaagtgtcatgttaactattttgttgcgagtataatattttaagtgtcatgttaactattttgttgcgagtataatagtaacgatgggaaataatgcgactgaaacaCGTGTCACACACACCTTTAAGATGGCTTGTAAGGTATTATGCGGAGTTATGTGGTgttctgtaatttttcagttaaaatattggaGAAGACATAGCAGTTATGATGCCTTGGAAGtgtgtaatattaattatttcaatgacggAAAGAACTAGTGAAAAAGTGGCCTTAGCGTGCTTTATGCTGTGTTCATCGGTACTCAATGTTTAAAACGTAGAGAAAGAAAGTATGATACCTAGGGATTTGTTACTAAGTTTGTGAATAAAGGTATTGGTGAAGAAATATTTGCAGGGAAGTGTGATTATttagcaatttaaatttcaactgtaGCTGATCATTTGATCGTTAAACCGACCCTTGTATTTCGTTATGAAGTAGGCAATAGTAGCTTTAGTGAGTGTATATTCATTACTTCTCGCGTTGCCTTCAATGTTATCCCGTATAGTTATGACGTGTAATTAATGAAGTGAattagtcaattttatttttaaactatctgtTCCCTTAGATGCTAAAGTaggattttaaagttttatgtatTAAATCAAAGAAGTAAAGGAAAGTATACTGTGCATACACAATCAGGGGTGGAGATGTTGAAATCACGTTAAGTTCACATAACATACTTTCGATTACAGAGGGATGCACACTAACATTGAGATAATTAATCCCGCTAGTTTAACTTTTCTATGTACTGCTGTGTTAGCGGGTATGTTACATTATGGTAAGAGTAACGACTGGAGGTATTTTTGACTTCCTCTCGATGGCATTGGTACATGGCCGCTATGTTATCTTAAAGCAACTCTTGTATTATAAGAGGTGGGAGGGATTATGACCTATTACTTTCCCACCGCAGGAAACTATGTTAGAGGATCCATAATGTCAAGTTTTCATGAATGGCCCTTGTATAAATAACTTATTTCTGGATTCATTTTACACTTGATGGGTGTGTGCTCTTATTTATTGTTTGAGCATGACAAGGatatgatgaattaaatataaatgaagtcaGTCACATTCTAAGGTATGCATCTATGAAATTCTGTGGTGACCACATTGAGTGCATTGGTATTTGATCTGCTATTTCAATTGCCgagtaaatgtaatttaaatacattatctatagtaatattttttggaattggtgtatttataaaaataatggttattgtagaggaaatttctttccacctatacatattcactttcgcagcctttctacttttttcaggatatccttggaagtttgctggtccttttattaagccatttccgaaaacctttcaccatttactttcctgtgatgaatcatgaagagtgacagttgctcactggaaaaattatgaattgcaatcgccttagctgtttgcatttcggttttgcatttttggcctcacccatgcattgtgtatgtttacatttgctgttgatctgccaaagttgaatcttgtacttgaacaatgtgaaaattttttgtgtcgtgaattaatctttctgtaatttgcccattaaatgaatttttatgcttgattttgtttttctttgaaaaatcataatatgtcgaccttttcgtcaagttaaattcagaggcacgcactcagacgagttcactcgcgtgcaaaggggcattacttgctgtagtatggatattttccaggagcttgggttgtaaaaataaaataatttgtatcgaaAACGTAGTGGTTTCGCAATCTTTCGTCCGTCAATCTTACTTGAGCATGGTCAACTGCGGACGTACGCACTCGTAGTGCATTAACTTGCATTACGAGAGGTAGCACCGTTTTTTTTTCGGgggctttgacagtgaaaatggaattatgtggAACAAAGTCGTAAGTTCTTTCTGCGTAATgtcgtaaaacttattttaacttcgggtttggtcaatatttctatcgtacaggagcagttcatgacgagttcaatggtgattactatgttcgtagaagtaacgacggtgcatagcaacatattcaatcgatctttaatttccggattaagattcattaagttaaaattaatgcaattttcgaattgccagccattgtttagctagtaatattgagtcaattatgcttgactaaacacctcattgtccgttgattattgtcttcctgcaggtcacaagggctctgatccagcataaatttattctttgggcatgtattactatttattttcatcgtacctttcgcgaaaaatgccTAAAGGTATTATTTAATGAGTTGAAAGCAAAAAATTGTCGTTGCCCCGTAAGACTCTGTGTTATAGCAGGGCAGCgcatcatggctaaatgcgcaatttggccacgcccccctggcttcacttcccgctatTGGAAAGGATAGGGCGCGCCCCCTCCAGTTACCTCTATGGGCACGATTCAACAAGATTGAACGAGATGGAATAAACATAGTGTTTAAACAAGACCGTGGTTTAAACTATATCTTTGGCTCGAGTCGCGGCGGGAGAACAATATTTACATCAAAGGAGCCAATAGACACGCTGGGGGCGAGTGGCGGATTTAGAAGGAGCGAAGtccataatttttggaaaatttgaaaaagtggcaAAAGGTATCCAGCCAGTCAacgcagaaaaattcatgcataattcctggTTTTCTgggtaaattttacaaaatctaCACCCTCTGGCAAACTTAAATGTAACACTCCAATAATtaaagcttttatttcaccagcttaaaaaaactattttcgaaAATAAGTGATGAATGTCTAAAAGCCTCTTGTCTATTACGTATCAGACCTTGAACT
It includes:
- the LOC124154009 gene encoding ubiquitin-fold modifier-conjugating enzyme 1, whose product is MVDESTRKTLSSIPLLKTKAGPRDTELWVQRLKEEYQALIKYVQNNKACDNDWFRLESNKEGTRWFGKCWFIHNLLKYEFDVEFDVPVTYPTAAPEIALPELDGKTAKMYRGGKICMTDHFKPLWARNVPKFGIAHAMALGLGPWLAVEIPDLIEKGVITYQEKST